Proteins encoded in a region of the Capra hircus breed San Clemente chromosome 3, ASM170441v1, whole genome shotgun sequence genome:
- the CREB3L4 gene encoding cyclic AMP-responsive element-binding protein 3-like protein 4 isoform X8, with protein sequence MRDPGRKKRCTVWGHRRARLAWQGWALRNRTMDFSTPDLLDMCLELPEDVFSTGSFLELGLHGPPSEVPVTRLQEQGLQSWECSGGHGCGLQESEPEDFLKLFIDPNQVYCSEASPGSDSGISEDPGHPDSPPAPKPPSSPALYEVVYEAGTLERMQGEAGPAVGLISIQLDQWSPPFAVPDACVVSELPPDAHILPTAATVNSVPPAALQLPCQTLFLTEEEKRLLGQEGVSLPSHLPLTKAEERVLKKVRRKIRNKQSAQDSRRRKKEYIDGLESRYVWIHVSLLQAWAPVLTKAGEVRDAHDYQTSSDLLTLPRVAACAAQNQELQRKVQELERHNISLVTQLRQLQMLIVQTSNKAAQTSTCVLVPLVYFPSPPSPPLPSATFPPLCTSLPRRTYSPIFDDLNCPLVTLPSAPFLDGPHNPSVLLLLPRSFFSPWLSSSCPASAPFRACQKPGLRITSLME encoded by the exons ATGCGAGAtcctggaagaaagaaaaggtgtACTGTTTGGGGCCATCGACGAGCTAGGCTGGCTTGGCAGGGCTGGGCTCTTCGAAACAG AACCATGGATTTCAGTACCCCTGACCTGCTGGACATGTGTCTGGAACTTCCAGAAGATGTCTTCTCAACAGGATCTTTCCTGGAGCTGGGACTCCATGGTCCACCTTCAGAGGTTCCAGTGACTAGGCTACAGGAACAGGGGCTGCAAAGCTGGGAGTGCAGTGGGGGCCACGGCTGT GGTCTTCAAGAGAGTGAGCCTGAAGATTTCCTGAAACTTTTCATTGACCCCAATCAAGTTTACTGCTCAGAAGCATCTCCCGGCAGTGACAGTGGAATCTCTGAGGATCCCGGCCATCCAGACAGTCCCCCTGCCCCCAAGCCACCCAGTTCCCCTGCCCTCTATGAGGTTGTCTATGAGGCAGGGACCCTGGAGAGGATGCAGGGGGAAGCCGGGCCAGCTGTAGGCCTCATCTCCATCCAACTAG ATCAGTGGAGCCCACCATTTGCGGTGCCTGATGCCTGCGTGGTCAGTGAGCTGCCTCCTGATGCTCACATCCTGCCCACGGCAGCTACTGTAAACTCAGTGCCTCCTGCAGCCCTG CAGCTGCCCTGTCAAACTTTGTTCCTGACAGAAGAGGAGAAGCGGCTGCTAGGACAGGAAGGGGTTTCCCTACCCTCTCACCTGCCCCTCACCAAG GCAGAGGAGAGGGTTCTCAAGAAGGTCAGAAGGAAAATCCGTAACAAGCAGTCAGCTCAGGATAGCCGGCGGCggaaaaaggagtacattgaTGGCCTAGAGAGCAGGTATGTTTGGATTCACGTTTCTTTGCTTCAAGCCTGGGCCCCTGTCCTTACCAAGGCTGGTGAGGTCAGGGATGCACATGATTACCAAACCTCATCCGACCTTCTCACCCTCCCTAGGGTGGCTGCCTGTGCTGCACAGAACCAGGAACTACAGAGAAAAGTCCAGGAGCTAGAGAGGCACAACAT ctccctggtgactcagctccGCCAGCTGCAGATGCTTATCGTTCAAACCTCCAACAAAGCTGCCCAGACTAGCACTTGTGTTCTGGTACCATTGGTCTATTTCCCATCTCCCCCGTCACCTCCTCTACCTTCTGCCACATTTCCACCCCTATGCACCTCACTTCCTAGACGGACCTATTCTCCCATCTTTGATGACCTCAACTGCCCCCTAgtcactctgccctctgcccccttCCTTGATGGTCCCCACAACCCAAGTGTCCTCTTGCTTCTTCCCAGATccttcttttctccttggctCTCATCATCTTGCCCAGCTTCAGCCCCTTTCAGGGCCTGCCAGAAGCCGGGCCTGAGGATTACCAGCCTCATGGAG TGA
- the CREB3L4 gene encoding cyclic AMP-responsive element-binding protein 3-like protein 4 isoform X7, with the protein MRDPGRKKRCTVWGHRRARLAWQGWALRNSRTMDFSTPDLLDMCLELPEDVFSTGSFLELGLHGPPSEVPVTRLQEQGLQSWECSGGHGCGLQESEPEDFLKLFIDPNQVYCSEASPGSDSGISEDPGHPDSPPAPKPPSSPALYEVVYEAGTLERMQGEAGPAVGLISIQLDQWSPPFAVPDACVVSELPPDAHILPTAATVNSVPPAALLPCQTLFLTEEEKRLLGQEGVSLPSHLPLTKAEERVLKKVRRKIRNKQSAQDSRRRKKEYIDGLESRYVWIHVSLLQAWAPVLTKAGEVRDAHDYQTSSDLLTLPRVAACAAQNQELQRKVQELERHNISLVTQLRQLQMLIVQTSNKAAQTSTCVLVPLVYFPSPPSPPLPSATFPPLCTSLPRRTYSPIFDDLNCPLVTLPSAPFLDGPHNPSVLLLLPRSFFSPWLSSSCPASAPFRACQKPGLRITSLME; encoded by the exons ATGCGAGAtcctggaagaaagaaaaggtgtACTGTTTGGGGCCATCGACGAGCTAGGCTGGCTTGGCAGGGCTGGGCTCTTCGAAACAG CAGAACCATGGATTTCAGTACCCCTGACCTGCTGGACATGTGTCTGGAACTTCCAGAAGATGTCTTCTCAACAGGATCTTTCCTGGAGCTGGGACTCCATGGTCCACCTTCAGAGGTTCCAGTGACTAGGCTACAGGAACAGGGGCTGCAAAGCTGGGAGTGCAGTGGGGGCCACGGCTGT GGTCTTCAAGAGAGTGAGCCTGAAGATTTCCTGAAACTTTTCATTGACCCCAATCAAGTTTACTGCTCAGAAGCATCTCCCGGCAGTGACAGTGGAATCTCTGAGGATCCCGGCCATCCAGACAGTCCCCCTGCCCCCAAGCCACCCAGTTCCCCTGCCCTCTATGAGGTTGTCTATGAGGCAGGGACCCTGGAGAGGATGCAGGGGGAAGCCGGGCCAGCTGTAGGCCTCATCTCCATCCAACTAG ATCAGTGGAGCCCACCATTTGCGGTGCCTGATGCCTGCGTGGTCAGTGAGCTGCCTCCTGATGCTCACATCCTGCCCACGGCAGCTACTGTAAACTCAGTGCCTCCTGCAGCCCTG CTGCCCTGTCAAACTTTGTTCCTGACAGAAGAGGAGAAGCGGCTGCTAGGACAGGAAGGGGTTTCCCTACCCTCTCACCTGCCCCTCACCAAG GCAGAGGAGAGGGTTCTCAAGAAGGTCAGAAGGAAAATCCGTAACAAGCAGTCAGCTCAGGATAGCCGGCGGCggaaaaaggagtacattgaTGGCCTAGAGAGCAGGTATGTTTGGATTCACGTTTCTTTGCTTCAAGCCTGGGCCCCTGTCCTTACCAAGGCTGGTGAGGTCAGGGATGCACATGATTACCAAACCTCATCCGACCTTCTCACCCTCCCTAGGGTGGCTGCCTGTGCTGCACAGAACCAGGAACTACAGAGAAAAGTCCAGGAGCTAGAGAGGCACAACAT ctccctggtgactcagctccGCCAGCTGCAGATGCTTATCGTTCAAACCTCCAACAAAGCTGCCCAGACTAGCACTTGTGTTCTGGTACCATTGGTCTATTTCCCATCTCCCCCGTCACCTCCTCTACCTTCTGCCACATTTCCACCCCTATGCACCTCACTTCCTAGACGGACCTATTCTCCCATCTTTGATGACCTCAACTGCCCCCTAgtcactctgccctctgcccccttCCTTGATGGTCCCCACAACCCAAGTGTCCTCTTGCTTCTTCCCAGATccttcttttctccttggctCTCATCATCTTGCCCAGCTTCAGCCCCTTTCAGGGCCTGCCAGAAGCCGGGCCTGAGGATTACCAGCCTCATGGAG TGA
- the CREB3L4 gene encoding cyclic AMP-responsive element-binding protein 3-like protein 4 isoform X6, with translation MRDPGRKKRCTVWGHRRARLAWQGWALRNSRTMDFSTPDLLDMCLELPEDVFSTGSFLELGLHGPPSEVPVTRLQEQGLQSWECSGGHGCGLQESEPEDFLKLFIDPNQVYCSEASPGSDSGISEDPGHPDSPPAPKPPSSPALYEVVYEAGTLERMQGEAGPAVGLISIQLDQWSPPFAVPDACVVSELPPDAHILPTAATVNSVPPAALQLPCQTLFLTEEEKRLLGQEGVSLPSHLPLTKAEERVLKKVRRKIRNKQSAQDSRRRKKEYIDGLESRYVWIHVSLLQAWAPVLTKAGEVRDAHDYQTSSDLLTLPRVAACAAQNQELQRKVQELERHNISLVTQLRQLQMLIVQTSNKAAQTSTCVLVPLVYFPSPPSPPLPSATFPPLCTSLPRRTYSPIFDDLNCPLVTLPSAPFLDGPHNPSVLLLLPRSFFSPWLSSSCPASAPFRACQKPGLRITSLME, from the exons ATGCGAGAtcctggaagaaagaaaaggtgtACTGTTTGGGGCCATCGACGAGCTAGGCTGGCTTGGCAGGGCTGGGCTCTTCGAAACAG CAGAACCATGGATTTCAGTACCCCTGACCTGCTGGACATGTGTCTGGAACTTCCAGAAGATGTCTTCTCAACAGGATCTTTCCTGGAGCTGGGACTCCATGGTCCACCTTCAGAGGTTCCAGTGACTAGGCTACAGGAACAGGGGCTGCAAAGCTGGGAGTGCAGTGGGGGCCACGGCTGT GGTCTTCAAGAGAGTGAGCCTGAAGATTTCCTGAAACTTTTCATTGACCCCAATCAAGTTTACTGCTCAGAAGCATCTCCCGGCAGTGACAGTGGAATCTCTGAGGATCCCGGCCATCCAGACAGTCCCCCTGCCCCCAAGCCACCCAGTTCCCCTGCCCTCTATGAGGTTGTCTATGAGGCAGGGACCCTGGAGAGGATGCAGGGGGAAGCCGGGCCAGCTGTAGGCCTCATCTCCATCCAACTAG ATCAGTGGAGCCCACCATTTGCGGTGCCTGATGCCTGCGTGGTCAGTGAGCTGCCTCCTGATGCTCACATCCTGCCCACGGCAGCTACTGTAAACTCAGTGCCTCCTGCAGCCCTG CAGCTGCCCTGTCAAACTTTGTTCCTGACAGAAGAGGAGAAGCGGCTGCTAGGACAGGAAGGGGTTTCCCTACCCTCTCACCTGCCCCTCACCAAG GCAGAGGAGAGGGTTCTCAAGAAGGTCAGAAGGAAAATCCGTAACAAGCAGTCAGCTCAGGATAGCCGGCGGCggaaaaaggagtacattgaTGGCCTAGAGAGCAGGTATGTTTGGATTCACGTTTCTTTGCTTCAAGCCTGGGCCCCTGTCCTTACCAAGGCTGGTGAGGTCAGGGATGCACATGATTACCAAACCTCATCCGACCTTCTCACCCTCCCTAGGGTGGCTGCCTGTGCTGCACAGAACCAGGAACTACAGAGAAAAGTCCAGGAGCTAGAGAGGCACAACAT ctccctggtgactcagctccGCCAGCTGCAGATGCTTATCGTTCAAACCTCCAACAAAGCTGCCCAGACTAGCACTTGTGTTCTGGTACCATTGGTCTATTTCCCATCTCCCCCGTCACCTCCTCTACCTTCTGCCACATTTCCACCCCTATGCACCTCACTTCCTAGACGGACCTATTCTCCCATCTTTGATGACCTCAACTGCCCCCTAgtcactctgccctctgcccccttCCTTGATGGTCCCCACAACCCAAGTGTCCTCTTGCTTCTTCCCAGATccttcttttctccttggctCTCATCATCTTGCCCAGCTTCAGCCCCTTTCAGGGCCTGCCAGAAGCCGGGCCTGAGGATTACCAGCCTCATGGAG TGA